The DNA sequence CCTTCTCCGACCCTTCCGCCAACAATACCCAGCTGGTCCGCTACTGCGTGGAGGTGCCCGCCATGACCACCCCGGACAGCCTGGTAACGGTGCGGAAAATTCTGCAGGACCACCAGCTGCTGGTCGACCAGCTCACCGAGGGGCAGGCCCAGGTAGCCTCGGCCACCGGCGCCGAGCCCGACTGGCCCGCCATTAAAGATGCCCTGCAAGCCGCCGGCTACCCCGCCACCTATACTACCACCAGCGACGACTAACACCGGCTAACCACCCGCCACTGAACGAATGAGCCACTACCGCAGCAGATGCCCGATGCTTATTTAGCGAGTACGCCAAATAAAAAGCAGGTGCGTGCTTCAACGTATAATTTGACTGGGGGTTCAAACGCTGAAATTGCGCTTTGGAATAGCAGGCGGTGGTTTTGTATTGCTATTAATTAGGCCAGCTTGCCGGTTGCTAATTACGGTTCGAAAAAATATTTAAATTATTTTTTCGAACTAATTTGGTGGATACAAAAAGTCCCTTCATATTTGCATCACTCAACCACAGAAAAACAACTGAAACCATGTCCCGCCACTTTAACTACACCAGCAAACAAGAAGGTATGAAGCCACTGGCTTCGGCCCCGGTTCGGTATAGCTAAGTAGCAGCAGGTTTCGCCTCATACTTCCGCCACCCGAACCCCAGAAGGTTCGGGTGGTTTGTTTTTCACCCCTTTCCATCCTTCGGCCATGCACCCTGCCCAGGACTGCTACTTCTATCAACCACAGCCCAAACGGACTCTGCGCCGGGAATGGAATGGTTGCGGCCGGTATTTTTCGTTGAACATTTCTCGTAGGTAAATACTACGTGACTGATTCGTGAAAAAGGCCCGGCTTCTCCCAGAAACCGGGCCTTTTTCATAGTATTTATTCGCCGAAAAATAATTTCCGGCGACGTGAAAGAGGTATGTCTTTTCGATAGAAAATAAATTAACTGTTAAGACGAATTCGCGGTAACGTGAATTTATTTCTCACACTGATTAACTAAAAAACACCATGTACGAAAGCTTCAGAATCTTACTTGCTTCGCCTGCTTCTCAGGCCCTGCCGCCATCTGATTTTTCCACCGGTAACTACCCTCGCGCAGGGAATCCACCCGGATGTCTAACCGTAACAAACCCGTATCCCGCCACGTGCGGGACACTCAACAAGCCCTCGTAGCCCTGGCCCGGCACGCCGACCGCCGCAAGTGGTCGGCCGGGCAACAAATTGACTTTCTTTTTTCCTGCGCCGGTATTCAGGAGCTACCTGCTGACGACCCGATATCGACCCTGCGCTACCGGCACTGGGTAGGAAACCGGACCGTGCTGGAAAAACAGCGCGTTCGACAGACGCTCCTGACCCTGGCCGCCAAGCGCACCGCCCTGCTGGACCGCCCCGAGATGGTGCCCGCTTTGGGCCTGATCGGAAAGCACTACTGGAGCCGGCAGCGCGAGCTGGCCGACTGGCACCCCCGCACCCGCAACGTGTATGGGCAATTGGCAAGCCTGGTGCGCCACCTCTTCGATGCCTACGGCGACGTGCCCGGCTGGGTACTCGAAGCCTGGGCCAGCGGCGAAATGGTTTGTGCCGGCGTGCAGCTGGCCGAGCTGACCATTCATCTGGGCCAGGGCCACTCGTTGCGCAGCTTTCCGGGCCTGCCCCGGGCCCTGACCAAAAAGCAGGAGCACGCCATGCGGCAGGCCCCGGCCGGCTGCACCTTCATCGAAGCCCTGCGCTACGGGCAGCTGGCCGCCCGCGGGGCGCTCAGCTGGCTCGGGCCGGTGCTGCAAACCGAGTGGAGCCGCACCGTGGGGCCCGATGACGACTTCTGGCTGGGCGTGGTCGACTTCTTTGCCGCCGCGCCCCTGGTCGACCCGCAGCACTTCGGGCCGGTCTGCGACTGGATTCAGCAGAAGCGTACCGTGGGCATCGGCGATGAGCCGCCCCAGCCGGGCTTTTCGCTGAAAGGCCGCAGCATGAACAGCGTGCTGGCGCGCACCGAGCAATGGCACCGGCAGCTGGCCCGCGGGCCCCGCCACGCCGGCCAGCTGCTTTCGACCACCTGGAGCCCGTTGCTGGTCAGTGACTTTGCCAGCGGCGAAGACCAGCGGGTGTTGATCCGCCAGCTGCGCACCTACGAGGAGCTGCTGGACGAGGGTCGGGCCCTGCACCACTGCGTGGCGTCGTACCTGCACTCCTGCCAGCGGGGGCGTTGCGGCATCTTCTCCCTGAAGATGGACGGCGCCCGCAGCATTACGCTGGAAGTACTCGGCAACCGCACCGTGGTGCAGGCCCGGGGCCGCTACAACCGCCCCATGCTGGCGCACGAGCGGTATTGGGTAGCGCGCTGGGCCACCGAAGCCCAGCTCAGCCTCTCCAAGCACATCTGACCAAGTCTGAGTGCTTCGTCCTACCGGATTCACCACCTACCTCTCATCCTGATTCCAAAATTCCCCCACCATGCGCTTCAATCTACCCTTTCGTAAAGCCGCTACCACCCTCAACCACGAAGGCGCGGTAGCTTACACCCTGACGCCCCAGCTGGAGCTGTACGCGGCCGTGGCCACGACGGCCCTGAGCGACCAGTTCTACGAAAAAGCCGATACCCGCCTGCGGCGCCTGCGCGAGCTGGTGGCCCGCAACGACCCCGAGTTCGTAGCCCGGCTGGCAGTATACGCCCGCGAGCAGCTTTACCTGCGCACCGTGCCCCTGGTCTTGACCGTGGAGCTGGCCCGCCAGCACCGCGGCGACAGCCTGGTAAGCCGCCTGGTGGCCCGGGTGGTGCAGCGCGCCGACGAAATAACTGAGCTGCTGGCCTACTACGCCCAGGCCAACGAGCGGGAAGGGGTGAAAACCCTTAACCGCCTCTCCAAGCAGGTGCAGAAAGGCCTGGCCCACAGCTTCAACCGGTTCGACGGCTACCAGCTGGCCAAGTACGACCGGGCCGGGCAGGTGCGCCTGCGCGACGCGCTGTTTCTGGTGCACCCCACGGCCCGCAATTCCGAGCAGCAAGCCTTGTTCGACCAGCTCGTGCAGGGCACCCTGCCCACGCCCTACACCTGGGAAACCGAGCTGTCGGCTTTGGGGCAGCAAGCCTTTGCCTCGGCTGAGGAGCGCACGGCGGCTTTCCGCGCCACCTGGGAAACTCTCATTGGTAGCGGTAAGCTGGGCTACATGGCCTTGCTGCGCAACCTGCGCAACATCCTCGAAGCCGGCGTGTCGGCCGGGGCCGTGGAGCGGGTGTGTGCCACGCTGAGCAACGAGCAGGCCGTGAGCCGTGCCAAGCAGCTGCCCTTCCGTTTTTTGGCCGCTTACCGCGAGGTCTTGGCCTTGCAGTCGGGCTACGTGCCGCTGGTGCTGGAAGCGTTGGAAACGGCCATTGCCCACAGCGTGGTTAACCTGCGCGGCTTCGCGGCCGATACCCGGGTGGTAGTGGCCTGCGACGTGTCGGGCTCGATGCAGCAACCGGTTTCGGCGCGCAGCAAGGTGCTGCTCTACGACGTGGGCCTGGTGCTGGGCATGCTCCTGCAAGGCCGCTGCGGGCACGTGGTGACCGGCATGTTCGGCGACACCTGGAAGCGCATCAGCCTGCCCCGGGGCCGGACCCTGCAAAACGTGCAGGAGTTCTACCGCCGCGAAGGCGAGGTGGGCTACAGCACCAACGGCCACCTGGTTATCCAGGACCTGTTGCAGCGCCGGGAGGTGGTCGATAAGGTGATGATCTTCACCGACTGCCAGCTCTGGAACAGCACCAACGACGGCGGTACCCTGGCCCAGGCCTGGATTGACTACCGCCGCACCGTGGCACCCCGGGCCCGGCTCTACCTCTTCGATCTGGCCGGCCACGGTTCGGCCCCGCTCGAAGTGCGCGAAGGCCACGGCGTGGCCCTGATTGCCGGCTGGTCGGATAAAGTGTTCGACGTGCTGCAGGCCCTGGAAAACGGGAACTCGGCGCTGAGCGAAATCGAAAAAATTGACTTGTCGATCTGAGGTACTGAGAGGGGAGAAGTGCGTTGGCTTCGGCCGCGTAGCGCACGTCTGACATCTCCCTTCTCCACCCGGGTCTTTCACCAGATGTCATCCGAATACGTCGGGGGCCTAAATGCACGGCCAAACGGGCCGGGCCCGCCTCCGACTACTTCGGTGACCAACTCTCTGGTCAGGTGCCGTAGCCGGGCGATACTTCGTGGTTAGTTTTCAGGCTGTCCGGCAACGGACGGTTACGGGTTCGAATCCCGCTGAGGCAGCTTCGGCCGCCGCAGGAAAACATTCGCCGGGTGCCCGTTGCCCTGACCTTACTCAATCCATTTGCCGTTGCATCCGGTGTCGTGGCGAGTGTTACTTCGTTCGCCGAATAGGGACCAGGACCCGCCTGCTTAGGGCGCAGGAAATCGTACACAGCCGGTTATTGCCCGGACGCCGGCAATGGTTGAGTAAAAAATCCCGCCGGGTGTCGTCGGGAAGCGTTCCATCGGGTAACAGGTTCGAATCCTGACTTTCGGCGCCAGCACTGGCCGCCGAAAGTCGCTCAGTCTGGTAGAGCACGCGCTTCTCATTCTTTACCCCGGTTGGGCTGGCTTGATCCATTCTTTTTTCGGGTGCCGTAGGGGCGCAATCCTTCGTCGTTACCTGGTGCCCGCAAGGGCGTGCGGGTTCAACTCCCGCCGGCTCACCACCCGGTGAGCCGTGGCGAAACGTAGCCGCGCCAGTTGGTAGGGCGCCCCGCTTGTCGCCCCGGAATCAGAATGGAAGAATACCTCGTTGGGTGCCGTAGCCTAGCCTTACTTCGCACTTTTAATGCCCGGGTCGGGGGTTCGAATCCTCCTCGTCAGTTCACGAATTGGCGGTAGCTCAGCTGGTTAGAGCAGGATAACGGGCTGGGCGCCCAGTTGCCCCAACGAGTTTTGTATAGCGTTGTCAGTTGTCAGTTGCTGGTTGTTTGTTGTCAGGTTTTTGCCCGCACTAACAACTGACAACGAACAACTGACAACCAAAATCCTGCTAGTGGTGCCGTCGGGTAGCCTTACTTCGCTTGGGGCGCTGGGGTCGGAGGTTCGAGTCCTTCCTGCCGCGAGGCAGTAGCCCAGCTGGTTAGAGCACAGCATACTGGCTGCCCACCCAGGTTGCCCACTGGCAGGAGCCGGGCCGGCAACGGTGTCGTCGGGTAGTATTCCTTCGTCCTGAAAATACGCTCCGGACTACCCACCTTATCACCCGTTGCCTTAGCCCGGCAACCATTTTCTCTTCTTAAAAAAAACGCGGCCCGGCGGCGGCACCGAACTGTGGGTGCCGCCGCCCCATTGCCGGCCGTTTTTCCTTCTACCTCACGTCTGCGGACTCCCTTTTTATGGCCCAACAACTACGCGGCAACGACCTTCGGCAGCTTGGCTTCCCCGAAGGCCGCGCCATCGGCCTTGCCTTAGCTCAGCTCCAGCGCAAGCACCTCAAGAAAATTTCCCTTACCGACCAGTTGGCTTTGCTTCAGCACCTGCTGGCCGCGCCTCACGACTTCGCCACTCACCTCGACTGGAGCCACGTGGCCGCCGCCCTGCTGCCGCCTCCGTCCCGCCACCTCGAGCTGGTGGCCCGCAAGCCCTACGCCCTCTACGGGGCCGAGCACATCGAGCCCGGCGCCCTGCACCAGATGGACACGGCCATGAAGCTGCCCGTTACCGTCGCCGGGGCCCTGATGCCCGACGCCCACCACGGCTACGGCCTGCCCATCGGGGGCGTACTGGCTACCGATAACGCGGTGATTCCCTACGCCGTGGGCGTCGACATCGGGTGCCGCATGGCGCTGTCGGTGTTTGCTTTGCCGCCCAAATTTATCAGTCAGCGGGTCCAGGAATTGCAGAAGCTACTGCTCGACAACACCCGCTTCGGTAACCGCACCGGCTTCGACCGGGGCAAAAAGCTCGGCCACGCCGTGCTGGACAGCGCCACCTTCCGCGACGTACCCTTCCTGCGCAACAAGCAGGCAACGGCCGCCGAGCAAATCGGCACCTCGGGCTCGGGCAACCACTTCGTCGAGTTCGGCGTGGTCGACATCACCGACCCGACCAACGAAATGGGCCTGCCCGTGGGTCAGTACGTGGGCCTGCTCTCGCACTCGGGCTCCCGCGGGCTGGGCGCCAGCGTGGCCAACCACTACACCAAGCTGGCCATGGAAAACTGCCAGTTGCCCAACGAGGCTAAGCACCTGGCCTGGCTGGGCCTCGACGGGGAGCTGGGCCAGGAGTACTGGGCGGCCATGACCCTGGCCGGCGACTACGCCTCGGCCTGCCACGACCAGATTCACCACCGCCTGGCCAAGGCCCTGGGCGAGCGGCCCCTGGCCAAAGTGGAAAACCACCATAACTTCGCCTGGCAGGAGCGCATGCAGGATGGCCGCGAGGTTATCGTGCACCGCAAGGGCGCCACGCCGGCCGGGGCGGGCGTGCTGGGCATCATTCCCGGCTCGATGACGGCCCCCGGCTTTATCGTGCGCGGCCGGGGCGTGGCCGAGTCGCTGGGCTCGGCTTCCCACGGCGCGGGTCGGCTGATGTCGCGCACCCGGGCCAAGCAGGAGCTCAGCGAGGCCCAGGTGCGCCAGCACCTGAAAGCCCACGACGTGGTGTTGCAGGGTGGGGGCGTCGACGAAGCGCCGATGGCCTACAAGGACATCCACCAGGTGATGCAAAGCCAACAGGAGCTGGTGGACGTGCTGGGCTCGTTCACGCCCAAAATCGTGCGCATGGACGGGGCCTAACGACTAGTCAGTGAGAAGAAGAGGCGTCGGTTGGCACCTCTTCTTTTTTGTCCAAAACGCCAAAGCCCGGTCACGATGTTCCAAAGCGTGGTCACGATGTTCCAAAGCTCGGACCCAATCGTCCAAAGCCCGGGCGCAGTTGTCCAAAGCACGGCCCCAATCATCCAAAGTTCGGGCGCAGTTGTCCAAAGCACGGCCCCGGTCATCCAAAGCCCGGACCCGATTGTCCAAAGCCTCGCCTCAACCATCCAAAGCCCGGCCGCACTGCTCCAAAACTGGGTCTTGACGCTTCAAAGCCCGGCCGCAACCTCCTAAAGCGAATACGCAAACGGTGTAGAGACGCGTATTCGCGTCTCCTCGTTGAACGACTGGTAGCGCGCCGTAGCAACCTCAGCAACGACTGAGACGCGAATACGCGTCTCTACATTTCTTCTCCTGCACCTAAAGCAATTCCCCGGTGAGTGTACAGGCCGGGTAGCGGCGGTAGAGACGCAACATCTTGCGTCTCGTCGTTGAACGACTCGCACCAACGCCCGGCCCGGCTATTGTTCAACGAGGAGACGCAAGATGTTGCGTCTCTACAGCGTGGACACCCACTTGGAAACTGCACCGATCTACTCCCGTGCAATACACCCAGCTCACCGACTCCATCTTCCTGCTCGAGGACTTCCTCACCCGCCCGGAGTGCCTGGGCTACACCAGGGCGTCAAGTACGTGCTGCGCTCCGACGTGATGTACCGCACCCTCACCAGCCACTGGTAAGGCCCCGCGCCCAAAGCGGCAAACAGCCCTGGCCGGCGGGGGCAGGCAGACGTTGGATTAGGGGAACTCCGTACCTTGGACCTG is a window from the Hymenobacter aquaticus genome containing:
- a CDS encoding RtcB family protein, translating into MAQQLRGNDLRQLGFPEGRAIGLALAQLQRKHLKKISLTDQLALLQHLLAAPHDFATHLDWSHVAAALLPPPSRHLELVARKPYALYGAEHIEPGALHQMDTAMKLPVTVAGALMPDAHHGYGLPIGGVLATDNAVIPYAVGVDIGCRMALSVFALPPKFISQRVQELQKLLLDNTRFGNRTGFDRGKKLGHAVLDSATFRDVPFLRNKQATAAEQIGTSGSGNHFVEFGVVDITDPTNEMGLPVGQYVGLLSHSGSRGLGASVANHYTKLAMENCQLPNEAKHLAWLGLDGELGQEYWAAMTLAGDYASACHDQIHHRLAKALGERPLAKVENHHNFAWQERMQDGREVIVHRKGATPAGAGVLGIIPGSMTAPGFIVRGRGVAESLGSASHGAGRLMSRTRAKQELSEAQVRQHLKAHDVVLQGGGVDEAPMAYKDIHQVMQSQQELVDVLGSFTPKIVRMDGA
- a CDS encoding PcfJ domain-containing protein — its product is MRDTQQALVALARHADRRKWSAGQQIDFLFSCAGIQELPADDPISTLRYRHWVGNRTVLEKQRVRQTLLTLAAKRTALLDRPEMVPALGLIGKHYWSRQRELADWHPRTRNVYGQLASLVRHLFDAYGDVPGWVLEAWASGEMVCAGVQLAELTIHLGQGHSLRSFPGLPRALTKKQEHAMRQAPAGCTFIEALRYGQLAARGALSWLGPVLQTEWSRTVGPDDDFWLGVVDFFAAAPLVDPQHFGPVCDWIQQKRTVGIGDEPPQPGFSLKGRSMNSVLARTEQWHRQLARGPRHAGQLLSTTWSPLLVSDFASGEDQRVLIRQLRTYEELLDEGRALHHCVASYLHSCQRGRCGIFSLKMDGARSITLEVLGNRTVVQARGRYNRPMLAHERYWVARWATEAQLSLSKHI
- a CDS encoding TROVE domain-containing protein; this encodes MRFNLPFRKAATTLNHEGAVAYTLTPQLELYAAVATTALSDQFYEKADTRLRRLRELVARNDPEFVARLAVYAREQLYLRTVPLVLTVELARQHRGDSLVSRLVARVVQRADEITELLAYYAQANEREGVKTLNRLSKQVQKGLAHSFNRFDGYQLAKYDRAGQVRLRDALFLVHPTARNSEQQALFDQLVQGTLPTPYTWETELSALGQQAFASAEERTAAFRATWETLIGSGKLGYMALLRNLRNILEAGVSAGAVERVCATLSNEQAVSRAKQLPFRFLAAYREVLALQSGYVPLVLEALETAIAHSVVNLRGFAADTRVVVACDVSGSMQQPVSARSKVLLYDVGLVLGMLLQGRCGHVVTGMFGDTWKRISLPRGRTLQNVQEFYRREGEVGYSTNGHLVIQDLLQRREVVDKVMIFTDCQLWNSTNDGGTLAQAWIDYRRTVAPRARLYLFDLAGHGSAPLEVREGHGVALIAGWSDKVFDVLQALENGNSALSEIEKIDLSI